In Hyphomicrobiales bacterium, a single genomic region encodes these proteins:
- a CDS encoding hemerythrin, with product MMMVADKLEFPATGDPMIDEDHAEFAEMVVKFETLADDELAPTMDALAKHLAEHFAREEKLMTKTGFPAYVIHKGEHERVLNWVASIKVQLRAGDVAAVREFLAKDVREWFVTHAATMDTATANWARNRVLAY from the coding sequence ATGATGATGGTTGCCGACAAACTGGAATTTCCCGCAACCGGAGATCCGATGATCGATGAAGATCACGCGGAGTTCGCCGAAATGGTGGTCAAGTTCGAAACCCTCGCGGACGACGAACTGGCGCCGACGATGGATGCGCTCGCCAAGCATCTGGCGGAGCATTTCGCCCGCGAAGAGAAACTGATGACGAAGACCGGCTTCCCGGCCTATGTGATCCACAAGGGAGAGCATGAGCGCGTGCTGAACTGGGTCGCCTCGATCAAGGTGCAATTGCGTGCCGGCGATGTGGCCGCCGTTCGCGAGTTCCTGGCAAAGGACGTACGCGAGTGGTTCGTCACCCATGCCGCAACGATGGATACGGCAACCGCGAACTGGGCGCGCAACCGGGTTCTGGCCTACTGA
- the cas2 gene encoding CRISPR-associated endonuclease Cas2, translated as MWLYVMFDLPVLTSAERKAAAKFRNLLLDEGFEMAQYSVYLRFAESREAAETYIGRIAQARPDEGKVHIVTITDKQYGNARIFAGQKREHRPENPAQLALF; from the coding sequence CTGACCAGCGCCGAGCGCAAGGCAGCGGCCAAGTTTCGCAACCTCCTTCTCGACGAAGGGTTCGAAATGGCCCAGTATTCCGTCTATCTTCGCTTCGCAGAAAGCCGCGAGGCGGCCGAAACATACATCGGCCGGATCGCCCAGGCGCGGCCGGACGAAGGCAAGGTCCACATCGTCACCATTACCGACAAGCAATACGGCAATGCGCGAATCTTCGCAGGACAAAAACGTGAACACAGGCCTGAAAACCCGGCTCAGCTCGCCCTGTTTTGA
- a CDS encoding integrase, with protein MPKLTKRTVDAAKASDAEFIVWDDEIPGFGLRVYPSGRKAFIFQYRTSGGRRGRVRKVTIGTYGALTPDHARQQAKELSANAARGDDPAAAKREQREAPRMSDLFVRYLSEHATVYKKASSVTEDARLIKLHLLPAFSTRRVRDVSRDEIIKLHRSLHATPYVANRCVALLSKAFNLAELWGWRADGSNPCRHVRKYREVARERVLSPDEIERLGRALAQSEKDGANPHAILAIRIAALTGWRIGEVRNLTWEQVDFEQRVAHLVDTKTGDRTAPLSAAALEFLANSPRMGSHVIPGRSGDNPLDYKAILKVWRRACETAGLKNTRLHDLRHTAATMAASFGANALLVRDLLGHRTLAMSNRYVSRMIDPVRDLSDRVASSIDRTMRGAGTADVVPLDKAGRH; from the coding sequence ATGCCGAAACTCACCAAACGAACCGTGGACGCGGCAAAGGCAAGCGATGCCGAATTTATCGTGTGGGATGACGAAATTCCCGGGTTCGGCTTGCGTGTATATCCGAGTGGGCGGAAAGCCTTCATCTTTCAATACCGTACCTCGGGCGGCCGGCGCGGCCGGGTTCGCAAGGTGACCATCGGAACGTATGGCGCCCTCACGCCAGACCATGCGAGACAGCAGGCAAAAGAGTTATCCGCCAACGCCGCGCGGGGTGACGATCCCGCAGCAGCCAAACGCGAACAGCGCGAAGCACCGCGCATGTCAGACCTTTTTGTCCGCTACCTCTCAGAACATGCCACCGTCTACAAGAAGGCCTCATCAGTCACGGAAGACGCTCGCCTCATAAAGCTGCACTTGTTACCTGCGTTCTCTACGCGACGTGTTCGCGACGTTTCCCGTGATGAAATCATCAAACTTCATCGGTCTCTTCACGCCACCCCCTACGTCGCAAACCGATGCGTCGCGCTTCTTTCGAAAGCCTTCAATCTCGCTGAGCTTTGGGGCTGGCGAGCCGATGGTTCGAACCCTTGCAGGCATGTCAGGAAATACCGGGAAGTTGCCCGCGAACGGGTTCTCTCTCCAGATGAAATTGAGCGGCTTGGACGCGCCCTCGCCCAAAGCGAAAAAGACGGAGCTAATCCCCACGCCATCTTGGCAATTCGCATCGCGGCCCTAACGGGATGGCGCATTGGCGAAGTGCGAAATCTGACATGGGAGCAAGTCGATTTCGAACAACGGGTGGCCCATTTGGTCGACACCAAGACCGGAGACCGAACCGCACCGCTCAGCGCTGCGGCATTGGAGTTTCTAGCAAACTCGCCCCGTATGGGATCCCACGTCATCCCGGGACGCAGCGGCGACAATCCGCTCGACTATAAGGCAATCTTAAAAGTTTGGCGGCGCGCCTGCGAGACCGCAGGGCTGAAAAACACGCGACTCCACGACTTAAGACACACAGCCGCGACGATGGCAGCCTCATTCGGCGCCAATGCGCTTTTGGTGCGCGACTTACTCGGACATCGCACGCTCGCAATGTCCAATCGCTACGTCAGCCGAATGATTGACCCAGTCCGCGACCTTTCCGACCGCGTAGCCTCATCAATTGACAGAACAATGAGAGGCGCGGGCACAGCCGACGTAGTGCCGCTGGACAAGGCGGGGAGGCATTGA
- a CDS encoding AsnC family protein produces the protein MTGDARSAERPELDDLDRQIINTLQGGFPLCTRPFAVAALPFGISERELIDRVRRLLEVGALSRFGPMVNADRMGGGFCLCALSAPAERYEEVTEIVNGFIEVAHNYARDHRLNMWFVIAAERPERVDEVVREIEQATGLDVFAFPKEEEYFVEFKVAL, from the coding sequence ATGACAGGGGATGCACGGTCGGCGGAGCGCCCGGAGCTTGACGATCTCGATCGTCAGATCATCAACACCCTCCAGGGCGGATTCCCGCTTTGCACGCGCCCCTTTGCCGTCGCAGCCCTTCCTTTCGGTATTTCCGAGCGGGAGCTGATCGACCGAGTGCGCAGACTGCTCGAAGTCGGCGCATTGTCGCGTTTCGGGCCGATGGTCAATGCCGACCGCATGGGCGGCGGCTTCTGCCTGTGCGCACTGTCGGCGCCGGCTGAGCGCTACGAAGAGGTCACGGAAATCGTCAACGGCTTCATCGAGGTGGCGCACAATTACGCGCGCGATCATCGGCTGAATATGTGGTTCGTGATCGCCGCCGAACGGCCCGAACGGGTCGACGAGGTGGTGCGCGAGATCGAGCAGGCAACGGGACTCGATGTGTTCGCCTTCCCGAAGGAAGAAGAATACTTCGTCGAGTTCAAGGTGGCGCTATGA
- the nirJ gene encoding heme d1 biosynthesis radical SAM protein NirJ has product MFRLTHYLREIANPTPLGPHREPPGPVVIWNLVRRCNLKCKHCYSISGDVDFPGELNTDEVYTVMDDLKGFRVPVLILSGGEPLLRPDIYDISARAKGMGFYTALSTNGTLIDEPVADKVAGIGYDYVGISLDGIGAVHDAFRGMEGAFDASLAAVRHLHKRGVKVGLRFTMTDDNAANLEELLDLCVEEEVDKIYLSHLVYAGRGNKNRGDDARIETTRAKMETLIERAWADVEAGSSREYVTGNNDADAVFLLNWVRRRFPESEAHLTELLTRWGGNSSGVHISNIDNLGNVHPDTMWWHFDLGNVKERPFSEIWTDTSNPVFAGLKQRPRAVEGRCGACKYLNICGGNTRVRALQVSGNPWAEDPACYMTDEEIGLDAPSERLVVTPFRGVRHEARHRAS; this is encoded by the coding sequence ATGTTTCGACTGACACACTATCTGCGCGAGATTGCCAATCCGACCCCGCTCGGTCCGCATCGGGAGCCGCCGGGACCGGTGGTGATCTGGAACCTGGTGCGACGCTGCAATCTGAAGTGCAAGCACTGCTATTCGATCTCGGGCGACGTCGATTTCCCGGGTGAGCTGAATACCGACGAAGTCTACACCGTGATGGACGACCTCAAGGGCTTCCGCGTCCCGGTGCTGATCCTGTCGGGCGGCGAGCCGCTGTTGCGGCCCGATATCTACGACATTTCCGCGCGCGCCAAGGGCATGGGCTTCTACACCGCGCTGTCGACCAACGGCACGCTGATCGACGAGCCGGTCGCCGACAAGGTGGCCGGGATCGGTTACGACTATGTCGGCATCTCGCTCGACGGTATCGGCGCGGTGCATGACGCCTTCCGCGGCATGGAAGGAGCGTTCGACGCCTCGCTTGCCGCCGTGCGCCATCTGCACAAGCGTGGCGTCAAAGTCGGCCTGCGCTTCACCATGACAGACGACAACGCGGCGAACCTGGAAGAACTGCTCGACCTGTGCGTCGAGGAAGAGGTCGACAAGATCTACCTGTCGCACCTCGTCTATGCCGGGCGCGGCAACAAGAACCGTGGCGACGATGCGCGCATCGAGACGACGCGCGCCAAGATGGAAACGCTGATCGAGCGGGCCTGGGCCGATGTCGAGGCGGGTTCGAGCCGCGAATACGTCACCGGTAACAACGATGCCGACGCGGTCTTCCTGCTCAACTGGGTGCGCCGTCGGTTCCCGGAGAGCGAAGCGCATCTGACCGAGTTGCTGACCCGCTGGGGCGGCAATTCATCGGGCGTGCACATCTCCAATATCGACAATCTCGGCAACGTCCATCCCGACACGATGTGGTGGCACTTCGACCTCGGCAACGTGAAGGAACGGCCGTTCTCGGAGATCTGGACCGATACCAGCAACCCGGTCTTTGCCGGCCTGAAACAGCGGCCGCGCGCGGTCGAGGGGCGCTGCGGCGCCTGCAAATATCTCAACATCTGCGGTGGCAACACGCGGGTGAGGGCGCTTCAGGTGTCCGGCAATCCGTGGGCCGAAGATCCCGCCTGTTACATGACCGACGAAGAGATCGGTCTCGATGCGCCGTCCGAGCGCCTCGTCGTGACCCCGTTCAGAGGAGTACGTCATGAAGCGCGTCATCGGGCTTCTTAG
- a CDS encoding protein nirH, with translation MTEIDEKDRAILKVTSVGLPLETEPYHAIAAEVGLPVDEVRERLMLMLDLGIIRRIGAVPNHYRLGVTANGMSVWDVDDEALAELGPQIGALDFVTHCYRRPRHLPDWPYNLFAMVHGATRDDVEAKVARIAELIGPACRAHEILYSKRILKKTGMRFAG, from the coding sequence ATGACGGAAATCGACGAAAAGGACCGCGCCATCCTCAAGGTGACGTCCGTCGGCCTGCCGCTCGAGACCGAGCCGTACCATGCGATTGCCGCCGAAGTCGGCCTGCCGGTGGATGAGGTGCGCGAACGGCTGATGCTGATGCTCGATCTGGGCATCATCCGCCGCATCGGCGCGGTGCCGAACCACTACCGGCTCGGCGTCACCGCCAACGGCATGAGCGTGTGGGATGTCGACGACGAGGCGCTGGCCGAGCTCGGGCCGCAGATCGGTGCGCTCGATTTCGTCACCCATTGCTATCGCCGGCCGCGCCATCTGCCTGACTGGCCGTACAATCTGTTCGCCATGGTACACGGCGCGACGCGCGACGATGTCGAGGCCAAGGTTGCGCGCATCGCCGAGCTGATCGGGCCCGCCTGCCGAGCCCATGAAATTCTATATTCGAAGCGGATCCTCAAGAAGACCGGCATGCGCTTCGCTGGTTAG
- a CDS encoding Lrp/AsnC family transcriptional regulator, which translates to MNFQPRAFLDEIDKLLIDKWQRDFPLVHYPFTALGVPLGLSEDDVLLRLERMIAEGTATRLGAVLAPNTLGASTLAAMAVPDERLDEVVERVNSYPGVNHNYQREHDLNLWFVVTGADRDAVDATLAGIEEDTGLAVLDLPIECAYHIDLGFPIDGLKASRAKDWKAQCSPDTSVITAQDRGLIRAIEDGLPLVDRPYAAIAKRLGTSEDHVIARLQVLIGAGVVRRLGIVVRHHSVGFSSNAMAVWQIDPVEVDELGSRFAQHPAVTLCYRRRPAAPQWPYNLFVMVHAKERAAAREVIADLNRMHEVGDVPQAVLFSTRCFKQRGARLGSAQAARKRSAR; encoded by the coding sequence ATGAACTTCCAGCCCCGTGCCTTCCTCGACGAGATCGACAAGCTGCTGATCGACAAGTGGCAGCGCGATTTCCCGCTCGTGCATTACCCGTTCACGGCGCTCGGCGTGCCGCTAGGATTGAGCGAGGACGACGTCCTGCTGCGTCTTGAGCGCATGATCGCGGAAGGGACGGCGACGCGGCTCGGTGCCGTGCTTGCGCCCAACACGCTCGGTGCCAGCACACTGGCCGCGATGGCGGTGCCGGACGAGCGCCTCGACGAGGTCGTCGAACGGGTCAACAGCTATCCCGGCGTCAATCACAACTATCAGCGCGAACACGATCTGAACCTGTGGTTCGTCGTGACCGGCGCCGATCGCGATGCGGTCGATGCGACGCTTGCCGGTATCGAGGAAGACACAGGACTTGCCGTGCTCGATCTGCCGATCGAATGCGCCTATCACATCGATCTCGGTTTCCCGATCGACGGTCTGAAGGCGTCTCGCGCGAAGGACTGGAAGGCGCAGTGCTCGCCCGACACCTCGGTGATCACGGCGCAAGATCGCGGCCTGATCCGTGCCATCGAAGACGGCCTGCCGCTGGTCGACCGGCCTTACGCGGCGATTGCGAAGCGGCTCGGCACGAGCGAGGACCACGTCATTGCGCGGCTGCAGGTGTTGATCGGCGCCGGTGTGGTGCGCCGTCTGGGCATTGTCGTGCGGCATCATTCGGTGGGCTTCTCATCGAACGCGATGGCTGTGTGGCAGATCGATCCGGTCGAGGTCGACGAGCTCGGCAGTCGCTTCGCGCAGCATCCGGCCGTGACGTTGTGCTACCGCCGTCGTCCGGCCGCGCCACAATGGCCGTACAATCTCTTCGTCATGGTGCACGCCAAGGAACGCGCGGCGGCGCGTGAGGTGATCGCCGACCTGAACCGCATGCACGAGGTTGGCGATGTTCCTCAGGCGGTGCTGTTCTCGACCCGCTGCTTCAAGCAACGCGGCGCCCGTCTCGGGAGCGCTCAGGCGGCCAGAAAGCGGAGTGCGCGATGA
- a CDS encoding cytochrome C oxidase Cbb3, with product MKRVIGLLSVAIAAFAVTPATASDSAVDVDALYTKHCVECHGPTRLGGIGPALIPETLKRLKPDDLALAIREGRPATQMPAFGEEIDEAGIAALVERIRTPLAEIPPWGPEEIAATREMNPDYKPADKPVFTSDPMNLFIVVETGDHHATVLDGDTFEPLTRFPTPYVVHGGPKFTSDGRYVFFMSRDGWVMKYDIWSLQEVGRVRGAINSRNIALSHDGKHIALANYLPHSLVLLSTEDLTLEKIIPAVGADGKSSRVSAVYQAPPRKSFILALKDLPEVWEVFYGEDPPFYGFVHDYRTEGPPKQTDPFPVRRIKLDDYLDDFFFDQAYEHLIGAARNGKNGQVVDMVIGRKVADIDLTGLPHLGSGISWKVGDQTVMATPHLRESSISIIDMKTWKTIKRLETLGPGFFMRSHEKSRYAWADVFFGPNRDAMHIIDKEKLEIVKTLKPEPGRVAAHVEFDRDGSHAIVSIWEDDGAILIYDAKTLEIVKRLPMKKPSGKYNVFNKITFEEGTSH from the coding sequence ATGAAGCGCGTCATCGGGCTTCTTAGTGTCGCAATCGCCGCATTCGCGGTAACGCCCGCGACGGCTTCCGACAGCGCTGTCGATGTCGATGCGCTGTACACCAAGCATTGTGTGGAATGCCACGGCCCGACGCGGCTCGGCGGTATCGGGCCCGCGCTGATCCCGGAAACGCTGAAGCGGCTGAAGCCCGACGATCTGGCGCTTGCGATCCGCGAGGGGCGTCCGGCGACGCAGATGCCGGCGTTTGGCGAGGAGATCGACGAGGCGGGCATTGCCGCGCTGGTCGAACGTATCCGCACGCCGCTTGCCGAGATACCGCCCTGGGGCCCGGAAGAAATCGCAGCGACGCGCGAAATGAACCCGGACTACAAGCCCGCCGACAAGCCGGTGTTCACCTCCGATCCGATGAACCTGTTCATCGTGGTCGAAACGGGCGATCATCATGCGACCGTGCTCGATGGCGACACGTTCGAGCCGTTGACCCGCTTCCCGACGCCCTATGTCGTCCATGGCGGACCGAAATTCACCTCCGACGGGCGCTATGTGTTCTTCATGTCGCGCGACGGCTGGGTGATGAAGTACGACATCTGGTCACTGCAGGAAGTCGGCCGGGTGCGCGGCGCGATCAACTCGCGCAACATCGCGCTCTCCCATGACGGCAAACACATCGCGTTGGCGAATTACCTGCCGCACAGCCTGGTGCTGTTGAGCACGGAAGACCTGACGCTGGAGAAGATCATCCCGGCTGTCGGCGCCGACGGCAAGTCGTCCCGCGTCAGTGCCGTCTATCAGGCGCCGCCGCGCAAGAGCTTCATTCTGGCGCTCAAGGATCTGCCGGAAGTCTGGGAAGTGTTCTACGGCGAGGATCCGCCGTTCTACGGCTTCGTTCATGACTATCGCACCGAAGGGCCGCCCAAGCAGACCGATCCCTTCCCGGTTCGCCGTATCAAGCTCGACGACTATCTCGACGACTTCTTCTTCGATCAGGCCTACGAGCATCTGATCGGCGCGGCGCGGAACGGCAAGAACGGCCAGGTCGTCGACATGGTGATCGGTCGGAAGGTGGCCGATATCGACCTGACTGGCCTGCCGCATCTCGGCTCGGGAATCTCGTGGAAGGTCGGCGATCAGACGGTGATGGCGACGCCGCATTTGCGCGAGAGCTCGATCAGCATCATCGACATGAAAACGTGGAAGACGATCAAGCGGCTCGAGACGCTGGGGCCGGGCTTCTTCATGCGCAGCCACGAGAAGTCGCGCTACGCCTGGGCGGATGTGTTCTTTGGTCCGAACCGGGACGCGATGCACATCATCGACAAGGAGAAGCTCGAAATCGTCAAGACGCTGAAGCCGGAACCGGGCCGCGTCGCGGCGCATGTCGAGTTCGACCGCGACGGCAGCCACGCCATCGTCTCCATCTGGGAGGACGACGGGGCGATCCTGATCTACGACGCCAAGACGCTCGAGATCGTCAAGCGGCTTCCGATGAAGAAGCCGTCGGGCAAGTACAACGTCTTCAACAAGATCACGTTCGAGGAGGGAACAAGTCACTGA